A part of Desulfofundulus salinus genomic DNA contains:
- the cysK gene encoding cysteine synthase A, translated as MRLFNDVTELIGATPLVRLQKIASDLPAAVLAKLEYFNPGGSVKDRIAYNMIREAEEKGLINKDTVIIEPTSGNTGIGLAMVCAARGYRLVLTMPETMSLERRRLLAAYGAEVVLTPGNEGMAGAVRKARELAASHPNAFMPQQFANPANPAAHRATTAEEIWRDTGGEVDFFVAGVGTGGTITGVASVLKARRPSLRAVAVEPAASPVLSGGKPGPHKIQGIGAGFVPEVIDMALLDEIVKVADEDALNTARRLAREEGLLVGISSGAAVWAALQVAGRPENRGKTVVVLLPDTGERYLSTGLFV; from the coding sequence ATGCGCCTTTTTAATGACGTGACGGAATTGATCGGGGCAACGCCCCTGGTCCGCTTGCAAAAGATAGCTTCCGATCTGCCTGCTGCTGTTTTGGCCAAGCTGGAGTATTTTAACCCCGGTGGCAGCGTTAAAGACCGGATTGCTTACAACATGATCCGTGAGGCGGAGGAAAAAGGATTAATCAACAAGGATACCGTAATCATCGAGCCTACAAGCGGCAATACCGGCATTGGCCTGGCCATGGTTTGCGCGGCCCGGGGTTACCGGCTGGTGCTGACCATGCCTGAAACCATGAGTCTGGAACGGCGCAGGCTTCTCGCCGCTTACGGGGCCGAAGTGGTTCTTACCCCCGGGAACGAGGGCATGGCCGGGGCCGTACGCAAAGCCCGGGAACTGGCGGCCTCCCATCCCAATGCCTTTATGCCGCAACAATTTGCCAACCCGGCCAACCCGGCCGCCCACCGGGCCACCACCGCCGAAGAAATCTGGCGGGATACCGGAGGGGAAGTGGATTTCTTTGTGGCCGGTGTTGGTACTGGAGGTACCATTACCGGGGTAGCCTCCGTTCTGAAAGCCCGCCGTCCCTCCCTGAGGGCGGTGGCGGTGGAACCGGCCGCCTCACCGGTGCTTTCCGGCGGGAAGCCCGGCCCGCACAAAATTCAGGGCATCGGCGCGGGCTTTGTACCGGAAGTAATAGATATGGCTTTGCTGGACGAGATTGTAAAGGTGGCCGATGAAGATGCGCTGAACACCGCCCGTCGTCTGGCCCGGGAGGAGGGCCTGCTGGTGGGTATTTCTTCGGGGGCGGCCGTCTGGGCGGCTTTACAGGTGGCCGGCCGGCCGGAAAACCGGGGTAAGACCGTGGTGGTTTTGCTCCCGGACACCGGGGAGCGTTATTTGTCTACCGGGTTGTTTGTATAG
- a CDS encoding DMT family transporter, with product MPQKAPEYRSLEEGPGSLTTGLERPFVNPYLAILMGVVGAAFSSIFTKLAMAPPLVIAFYRLGFTVLMIAPIALTRGREELRSMGRRDIMLACLSGVLLALHFTAWITSLEYTSIASSTVLVTMQPLFVVLGGYLIFKEKIARTGLVGASLALTGSIIVGVGDFQIGGQAFWGDILAFAGAIFIAGYVLIGRGLRHRLSLFPYIFVVYGASTVTLFLGALLTGLSFFPYPPFTWLWFFLLALVPTIFGHTIFNWALRYVKAAVVSVSILGEPVGATILAYIIFHQVPSPLQLVGGAIIITGLAIFIRAAAEK from the coding sequence ATGCCTCAAAAAGCGCCAGAATATCGCTCCCTTGAAGAGGGGCCAGGGTCATTAACCACCGGCCTGGAGCGCCCCTTTGTCAATCCCTACCTGGCCATCCTGATGGGGGTGGTGGGAGCCGCCTTTTCTTCCATCTTTACCAAACTCGCCATGGCTCCACCTCTGGTCATTGCCTTCTACCGGTTGGGGTTTACCGTGCTCATGATTGCTCCCATTGCCCTGACCAGGGGACGGGAAGAACTGCGCTCCATGGGCCGGCGTGACATAATGCTGGCCTGCCTTTCCGGCGTGTTGCTGGCATTGCATTTCACTGCCTGGATTACTTCCCTTGAGTACACATCCATTGCCAGCTCCACCGTGCTGGTCACCATGCAACCCTTATTTGTGGTTTTAGGTGGCTACCTTATCTTTAAAGAAAAAATTGCCCGCACGGGGCTTGTGGGGGCATCCCTGGCTTTAACCGGCAGCATTATTGTGGGTGTGGGTGATTTTCAGATCGGTGGGCAGGCTTTCTGGGGAGATATCCTGGCTTTTGCCGGGGCCATTTTTATTGCCGGCTATGTATTGATCGGGCGCGGTTTACGGCACCGCCTGTCATTATTCCCGTACATTTTTGTTGTTTACGGGGCCAGTACCGTGACTTTGTTCCTGGGTGCGCTGCTCACCGGTTTGTCCTTTTTTCCTTACCCGCCCTTCACATGGCTGTGGTTTTTCCTCCTGGCCCTGGTGCCCACCATTTTCGGGCATACCATTTTTAACTGGGCCCTGCGTTATGTCAAGGCTGCCGTGGTCTCAGTGAGTATACTTGGCGAGCCGGTGGGGGCAACCATTCTGGCTTATATCATTTTTCACCAGGTACCTTCACCCTTACAGCTTGTGGGCGGGGCGATTATTATCACGGGTCTGGCCATTTTTATCCGGGCGGCAGCAGAAAAATAG
- a CDS encoding methylated-DNA--[protein]-cysteine S-methyltransferase has translation MNGLHLLSTKAGWVGTAWGKQGLLVLTFPRPSREEALTALQDEPMPVKINETSEPAVKRWPLILEERLNHYFQGRPLSFADIPVDLSWCTPFVARVLDFVRRIGYGELWSYQQVAAAVGNPRAARAVGGALGANRVPLVIPCHRVIRRDGSPGGFSGGLPLKLQLLQLEGVRPGPTGRYQLTNGPTCVNISNAPVSQVRQQKSAGVAQG, from the coding sequence GTGAATGGGCTTCATTTATTATCCACCAAAGCGGGCTGGGTTGGTACTGCCTGGGGTAAGCAGGGGCTGCTGGTCCTGACATTTCCCCGTCCAAGCCGGGAGGAAGCCCTGACTGCCCTGCAGGATGAACCAATGCCTGTAAAAATTAATGAAACCAGCGAGCCTGCCGTAAAAAGGTGGCCTCTGATCCTGGAAGAAAGGCTGAACCATTACTTCCAGGGCCGGCCGCTTTCCTTTGCGGATATTCCCGTGGATCTTTCCTGGTGCACCCCTTTTGTGGCCCGGGTGCTGGATTTTGTACGGCGCATCGGGTACGGTGAATTATGGTCGTACCAGCAGGTGGCGGCAGCCGTCGGGAATCCCCGGGCCGCCCGGGCCGTGGGCGGGGCTTTGGGGGCCAACCGGGTTCCTCTGGTCATTCCCTGCCACCGGGTAATCCGCCGGGATGGATCACCCGGCGGTTTTAGCGGCGGCCTGCCCTTAAAACTGCAGCTATTGCAACTCGAAGGCGTACGACCCGGCCCCACCGGGCGATACCAATTGACAAATGGCCCTACATGCGTTAATATAAGTAATGCGCCGGTTAGTCAAGTGAGACAACAGAAAAGTGCTGGTGTGGCTCAGGGGTAG
- a CDS encoding ATP-binding protein — translation MQRCLECAKKEPDRPCVECQYFVQLSPLRRVPSPPVRVLLEDEHGRQYPARILVLNTTEFGLETEAPVPGRYVIRLQENLWVEVAGVPFKGKNNVHVFDILCVHRKQGTARRLSREEYQLLAGSAGELIQEISRHLPEHLQDLVREKLLAEVEKSELINALRVGKVMKYEGGRFRYLSGQADLDLPMEEAEKLMRQAIRQAEHRREVIISADGQKVFDLHGVPFDHRSGGLLAFDITEVIEKERKMHQQEMQAYREAIAAVTGGRLYLVNSGEMEKVISEGTELARGEVRQTHDIPEARRAMREALPVLDSRRQHAIALCLTEALANALKHAGGGCWQARQSGDTVRIIVQDRGPGIKTSELARATLMQHYSTKNSLGCGFTLMLYYADHLYLNTGPSGTALALDFGVVPAGRLKPDKTNERG, via the coding sequence ATGCAACGGTGTCTTGAATGCGCAAAGAAAGAACCGGACCGTCCTTGTGTGGAGTGCCAGTATTTTGTCCAGCTAAGCCCCCTTCGGCGGGTGCCTTCGCCGCCTGTCCGGGTGTTACTGGAAGATGAGCATGGCAGGCAGTATCCGGCTCGCATCCTGGTGTTAAATACCACGGAGTTTGGGCTGGAAACGGAAGCTCCTGTTCCGGGGCGGTATGTAATCAGGCTGCAGGAAAACTTGTGGGTCGAGGTGGCCGGGGTACCGTTCAAAGGGAAAAATAACGTCCACGTTTTTGATATCCTGTGTGTCCACCGGAAGCAGGGGACTGCCCGTCGTCTTAGCAGGGAGGAGTATCAGTTGCTGGCCGGAAGCGCCGGCGAGCTAATACAGGAGATTTCCCGGCACTTGCCGGAGCACCTTCAGGACCTGGTCAGGGAGAAACTGCTGGCTGAGGTGGAGAAATCCGAACTAATTAACGCTCTCAGGGTGGGGAAGGTGATGAAATATGAAGGAGGGCGCTTCCGCTACCTTTCGGGCCAGGCTGACCTGGACCTGCCTATGGAAGAAGCGGAAAAACTGATGCGCCAGGCTATCCGCCAGGCCGAACACCGCCGCGAGGTGATCATTAGCGCTGACGGGCAAAAGGTGTTTGACCTTCACGGCGTGCCCTTCGACCACAGGAGCGGTGGACTGCTGGCCTTTGACATCACCGAGGTGATTGAAAAGGAGAGAAAGATGCACCAGCAGGAGATGCAGGCTTACCGGGAGGCCATAGCGGCGGTAACGGGGGGCCGGTTATACCTGGTGAATAGTGGAGAAATGGAAAAAGTGATCTCAGAAGGGACGGAACTGGCCAGGGGTGAGGTCCGGCAGACCCATGACATTCCGGAAGCCCGCCGGGCAATGCGGGAAGCCTTGCCTGTTCTCGACAGCCGCAGGCAGCATGCGATTGCCTTGTGCTTGACAGAGGCGCTGGCCAATGCTCTCAAACATGCAGGGGGCGGTTGCTGGCAAGCCAGGCAGTCAGGGGACACCGTCAGGATTATCGTTCAGGACCGGGGTCCGGGAATCAAAACCAGCGAATTGGCCCGGGCAACGCTGATGCAACATTATTCAACCAAGAATTCCCTGGGGTGTGGATTTACCCTGATGCTCTACTATGCGGACCACCTCTACCTTAATACAGGACCGTCAGGTACCGCCCTGGCCCTGGACTTTGGCGTTGTGCCTGCAGGTAGGTTAAAACCGGACAAGACCAATGAAAGAGGGTGA
- a CDS encoding STAS domain-containing protein → MDVYVDRGVCRVVLNGELDVETVAQLQEVVGKVEEHTLEVDLSGVSFVDSTGLKSLLDISNDWRQKGGQMLILRPQPDVAEVMRLVGLDRLLAQNTAPGGEER, encoded by the coding sequence GTGGATGTTTACGTTGACCGGGGGGTGTGCCGGGTAGTGCTGAACGGTGAATTGGACGTGGAAACGGTAGCACAATTGCAAGAAGTTGTTGGGAAGGTGGAGGAACACACACTGGAAGTTGACCTCTCGGGCGTTTCTTTCGTTGATTCCACCGGTTTGAAAAGTTTGCTGGACATTAGCAACGACTGGCGGCAAAAAGGAGGCCAGATGCTGATTTTGAGGCCGCAACCTGATGTGGCGGAGGTGATGCGGCTGGTAGGGCTGGACAGGCTCCTGGCGCAAAACACCGCTCCGGGCGGAGAAGAGAGGTAG
- a CDS encoding PP2C family protein-serine/threonine phosphatase, translating into MGEVITGNGKILRAYGLEVSGCSLPAEQVGGDFFEFISCDERTVFTVIGDVMGKGFHAARLMETIRHMLRECIRINPHPLEVVRRLNRVGGDELRKCGAFATLCLLCYDGIAGRLTCVNAGHHPPLLLSDGKVKVARCRGVALGLLEDYLGSGEEEFFLADGDAVVLYTDGLVEACGPGEQRYGQERLKEIVRLQNGADADRMRQNILSDLETFTRGFSQKDDVTLVVMKVTGKAGERGGN; encoded by the coding sequence ATGGGAGAAGTGATTACAGGGAATGGAAAAATACTAAGGGCTTACGGGTTGGAAGTTAGTGGGTGTAGCCTGCCTGCCGAACAGGTCGGGGGAGATTTTTTTGAGTTTATTTCCTGCGACGAGAGAACCGTATTTACCGTCATCGGAGACGTAATGGGTAAAGGATTCCATGCGGCCCGGCTGATGGAAACAATCCGCCATATGCTCCGGGAGTGTATCAGGATTAATCCCCATCCTCTGGAGGTGGTGCGCCGGTTAAACAGGGTGGGAGGGGATGAACTGCGGAAATGCGGGGCTTTTGCCACCCTATGCCTGCTGTGTTACGACGGGATAGCTGGACGACTCACCTGTGTCAATGCAGGGCACCACCCTCCCCTCCTTCTATCTGACGGCAAGGTGAAAGTGGCCCGGTGCCGGGGAGTCGCCCTGGGCCTGCTGGAAGATTACCTTGGGTCAGGGGAGGAGGAATTTTTTCTTGCCGACGGAGATGCGGTGGTGCTGTATACCGATGGACTTGTGGAGGCCTGTGGACCGGGCGAGCAAAGGTACGGGCAGGAACGATTGAAGGAGATAGTTCGCCTTCAGAATGGTGCTGATGCAGACAGGATGAGACAAAACATTTTATCTGACCTGGAGACATTTACCCGCGGTTTTTCCCAAAAGGATGACGTGACACTGGTTGTTATGAAGGTGACGGGAAAGGCAGGTGAAAGGGGTGGAAATTAG
- a CDS encoding STAS domain-containing protein — MEIRVQQKEGMAILEVEGELDFSNVEQLQQEIQRRTEEVVEIDLQGLRFIDSSGVGMLLSQVRHLYKQGRTLRIVRIPDFIREDLDVIGFFQVLEALKTNPNA, encoded by the coding sequence GTGGAAATTAGAGTCCAGCAAAAGGAAGGGATGGCGATCCTGGAGGTGGAGGGCGAACTGGATTTCAGCAATGTGGAGCAGTTGCAACAGGAAATTCAGCGACGGACGGAAGAAGTGGTGGAGATAGATCTGCAGGGACTCCGGTTCATAGACTCTTCCGGGGTGGGGATGCTTCTGAGTCAGGTCAGACACCTGTACAAGCAGGGGCGTACCTTGAGAATTGTTCGTATCCCCGATTTTATTCGAGAAGACCTGGATGTAATAGGTTTTTTTCAAGTACTGGAAGCTCTTAAGACAAATCCCAACGCTTAG
- a CDS encoding DUF342 domain-containing protein, producing the protein MKYKETIRGSPAATASTVDNAFPDGESVGPYAFVKQGRLVVWHRPEGPYPVVVPCPGVRLIVNGRECTQPTPVSMKDTVRVETVEERREGSWSVSVSSDGLQAILRTRPAVVVHRELPDLPPARVLQLKVVEREERFPPLTWDELLRELSRLGINYGVDWEACFRVTSCAEEEVVIARGIPAEPGKDSRVELLFSSNSKVPVPAGENEAVDFRERYVFTSVEAGDVLAVKHPPEPGRPGTSVKGEVIVPPSPRDFILSVGEGAVLTRDGDRAVAARPGRPVASRWRNLVKVSVLPELVHDGDVDLASGNIVFKGDILIAGNVAEGMVVEAGGNVRVGGLVSGARVQATGSVLVGRNILSSIVIAGGAPAFLQIMLPQVHTLAAGLQEMTMAIRQLLGHPAFKQGDLKRGIGPLVKLLLEGKFRHLPAAASTFKKQVETMPPGMVAEGLEEFIREIERALVRSPLAVRDLREIETLARRAGEWEQAFASPPSAESDVVASSVHNSTVVATGDVLVVGSGCYNSRIQAGKKVTVSGVFRGGEIQAGGDVHVGELGSRGGATTRVVTGPAAVVTVGYAFENASIVVGGRVYRFDREEKGIRLWLDKEGNLRSKGIPAWEIADLPQNRR; encoded by the coding sequence ATGAAATATAAAGAAACTATCCGGGGCTCCCCCGCAGCAACAGCGAGTACAGTGGACAATGCTTTTCCGGATGGAGAATCGGTGGGTCCATATGCTTTTGTGAAACAGGGGCGCCTTGTTGTATGGCACCGGCCGGAGGGACCTTACCCGGTGGTGGTACCTTGTCCGGGGGTAAGGCTGATTGTTAACGGCCGGGAGTGCACTCAACCCACCCCCGTATCCATGAAGGATACGGTGCGGGTGGAAACGGTGGAAGAGCGTAGAGAAGGGAGCTGGTCTGTATCCGTTTCTTCCGATGGTCTACAAGCGATATTGCGAACGCGCCCTGCGGTGGTAGTTCACCGGGAACTGCCGGATCTCCCGCCTGCCAGGGTACTGCAACTGAAGGTAGTGGAACGGGAAGAACGTTTTCCCCCACTCACATGGGACGAACTATTGCGGGAGTTGTCCCGGCTGGGAATTAACTATGGCGTAGACTGGGAAGCTTGCTTTCGTGTTACATCCTGCGCTGAAGAGGAGGTGGTTATCGCCCGGGGTATTCCTGCGGAACCGGGAAAAGACAGCCGGGTAGAATTGCTTTTTTCTTCTAATTCCAAGGTACCGGTACCGGCGGGGGAAAACGAAGCGGTGGATTTCCGGGAACGCTATGTTTTTACTTCGGTGGAGGCGGGAGACGTCCTGGCTGTCAAACACCCGCCTGAGCCGGGTCGTCCCGGCACCAGCGTCAAGGGTGAGGTAATTGTGCCGCCGTCGCCCCGGGACTTCATCCTTTCGGTAGGCGAAGGGGCGGTGCTTACCAGGGATGGTGATCGGGCCGTAGCGGCCCGGCCTGGACGTCCTGTGGCCTCCCGCTGGCGCAACTTAGTAAAGGTAAGTGTGTTACCTGAGCTGGTGCATGATGGTGACGTAGACCTTGCTTCAGGTAACATTGTCTTTAAAGGAGATATCCTGATTGCCGGTAATGTGGCAGAAGGGATGGTGGTAGAAGCGGGCGGGAATGTCAGGGTGGGAGGGTTGGTCTCCGGCGCGAGGGTTCAGGCCACGGGTTCCGTCCTGGTTGGGAGGAATATCCTCTCATCAATAGTGATTGCTGGAGGAGCCCCTGCTTTCCTGCAAATAATGCTGCCACAGGTTCATACCCTGGCGGCTGGTTTGCAGGAGATGACCATGGCTATCCGGCAGTTACTGGGTCACCCGGCGTTCAAGCAGGGCGATCTTAAACGCGGTATCGGCCCCCTGGTAAAGTTGCTCTTGGAGGGGAAGTTTCGCCACCTTCCCGCTGCCGCAAGTACTTTCAAGAAGCAGGTTGAAACCATGCCCCCGGGAATGGTCGCTGAAGGCCTGGAAGAGTTTATCCGGGAAATCGAACGGGCGCTGGTTCGTTCTCCTCTGGCCGTGCGTGACCTCCGGGAGATCGAAACATTGGCCCGACGAGCCGGGGAATGGGAACAGGCCTTTGCGTCCCCGCCGTCTGCAGAAAGTGATGTGGTGGCGTCAAGCGTCCACAATTCTACCGTTGTAGCTACCGGCGATGTCCTGGTGGTGGGGAGTGGTTGTTATAATTCCCGGATCCAGGCTGGTAAGAAAGTGACTGTATCCGGGGTATTTCGTGGTGGCGAGATACAGGCTGGCGGGGATGTGCATGTGGGAGAGTTGGGGTCCAGAGGTGGGGCCACTACGAGGGTGGTGACTGGCCCGGCAGCCGTGGTAACCGTAGGATATGCCTTTGAGAACGCTTCTATAGTGGTGGGCGGCCGGGTTTATCGTTTTGATAGGGAGGAAAAAGGCATCCGCCTCTGGTTGGATAAAGAAGGGAACCTCAGGTCCAAAGGAATTCCAGCTTGGGAAATTGCAGATCTGCCGCAAAACCGTCGCTGA
- a CDS encoding GNAT family N-acetyltransferase, giving the protein MGTYFASRLPGVGKVPWFICETLSCLFDDLGEINPDYPGLKKMSEHFVLSMFGSDGQPVGFCVFIPERLDLIQIDIILIKKELRGRGLGRLLLGYLEQALEQGTILYVRQVTNTGRKFFIRCGFARDVQLFKVLSHNNRLLKEKTCYTPAVYACV; this is encoded by the coding sequence ATGGGTACCTATTTTGCCAGCCGCCTGCCGGGGGTAGGAAAGGTACCGTGGTTTATTTGTGAAACTCTTTCCTGTTTGTTTGATGACCTGGGAGAGATTAATCCCGACTATCCCGGTCTTAAGAAGATGTCAGAGCATTTTGTCCTCTCCATGTTCGGCAGCGATGGCCAACCGGTGGGGTTCTGCGTATTTATCCCGGAACGATTGGACTTAATTCAAATTGATATTATACTGATCAAAAAAGAGTTGCGGGGAAGGGGACTGGGCAGGTTACTGCTGGGTTACCTGGAGCAGGCGTTGGAACAGGGCACTATTTTATATGTCAGACAGGTAACCAATACAGGCAGGAAATTTTTCATCCGTTGTGGCTTTGCTCGAGATGTGCAACTATTTAAGGTATTAAGCCACAATAATCGTCTGCTCAAAGAAAAAACCTGCTATACGCCGGCCGTTTATGCCTGCGTATAG
- a CDS encoding HD domain-containing phosphohydrolase: protein MDKEKLVPYYEELKQIGLQELLESMSLALGLAVMATYPDGRPLTEPSSQCAFCTLLNTSPEGRARCADSRASSARIAVVAGKEVIRTCHAGLVHLAVPLRVAGEIVAVMLGGNVALRLPAEEAVVRLARETGLDPGKLQAAAGAIPIWPEERLRAAMGLAQAVTGTVARLLHARQELQRKVDELTTLFEFTRTVTSSIQVTEVAQQALEAVLGLTGATSGSVVMLNEVMPGVTESETAATLESCNEFRVVPAGEIVAAVEREARAAHFDSRPEGSTPEEKRPAVAIPLTVGGKVTGVLTIAGRPEGAHFTEDETVFLTTLGTGLGLALENARLFRQLQVRATMLERLIEVGQVVSSSLDVDLVLQSALENVRDVLGAQWCALRLLDEETGELVLKAGLGMSAELQARAGRIRPDGTLLGRVLQTGRPAVVEDLAASGPGTHLPYYAAEMRAVAVVPVKVGGRILGTLKVYSPVPRRWSKDEVSYLATIAGQTGLALENARLYSSLREYYSSVVQALAAALEARDVYTKGHSVRVANWARACARVLGLGAGEQEQVYLAGLLHDLGKIGVREDILLKPGPLTTEERREMQSHPEVGARILEPARFPAAVIAAVRHHHEDFDGGGYPAGLVGEEIPLLARIIRVADTYDAMTSARPYRQAFTPRQAREELRRWAGRQFDPRVVEAFLQIPEDEMVVNTNGGGGSYSAVSTGRCCFLR from the coding sequence ATGGATAAAGAAAAACTGGTGCCGTACTATGAAGAGCTGAAGCAAATTGGTTTGCAGGAGCTTCTGGAAAGTATGAGCCTGGCTCTGGGGCTGGCGGTAATGGCCACATATCCGGACGGGCGTCCGCTGACCGAACCGTCCAGCCAGTGTGCTTTCTGCACCCTGCTCAACACCAGCCCGGAAGGACGGGCCAGATGTGCGGATTCGCGTGCGAGCTCCGCCAGGATTGCTGTGGTTGCGGGGAAGGAAGTCATCCGCACCTGTCACGCCGGGCTGGTACACCTGGCGGTTCCCCTGCGGGTGGCCGGAGAAATCGTGGCTGTAATGCTGGGCGGCAACGTGGCCCTGCGGCTGCCGGCGGAGGAGGCAGTGGTGCGGCTGGCCCGGGAAACTGGCCTTGACCCGGGAAAACTCCAGGCGGCAGCCGGAGCAATACCCATCTGGCCGGAAGAACGGCTCCGGGCAGCCATGGGGCTGGCACAGGCAGTAACGGGCACCGTGGCCCGGCTGCTGCACGCCAGGCAGGAACTTCAAAGGAAGGTGGACGAGCTTACCACTCTCTTTGAATTCACCCGGACGGTTACCAGCAGTATTCAGGTGACCGAAGTGGCGCAGCAGGCCCTGGAAGCCGTGCTGGGGTTGACCGGGGCCACCAGCGGGTCGGTGGTAATGTTGAATGAGGTGATGCCGGGGGTCACGGAAAGCGAAACGGCGGCTACCCTGGAGTCCTGCAACGAGTTCCGGGTCGTGCCTGCAGGCGAAATAGTCGCCGCCGTTGAACGGGAGGCCCGCGCCGCACACTTTGACAGCCGTCCCGAAGGTAGCACGCCTGAAGAGAAGCGGCCGGCGGTAGCCATACCTCTTACGGTTGGGGGTAAGGTAACGGGCGTACTCACCATAGCGGGCAGGCCGGAAGGTGCGCATTTCACCGAAGATGAGACCGTTTTTTTAACTACCCTGGGCACCGGCCTGGGGCTGGCGCTGGAAAACGCCCGCCTGTTCCGCCAGCTGCAGGTAAGGGCGACCATGCTGGAACGGTTAATCGAAGTGGGTCAGGTGGTATCGAGCAGCCTCGATGTGGATCTGGTACTTCAGTCGGCTCTGGAGAATGTAAGGGACGTGCTGGGTGCACAATGGTGTGCGCTGCGGTTGCTTGACGAGGAGACGGGCGAACTGGTGCTGAAAGCCGGCCTGGGCATGAGCGCGGAGCTGCAGGCCAGGGCAGGCCGTATCCGGCCGGACGGTACCCTGCTGGGCAGGGTGCTCCAGACGGGAAGACCCGCCGTAGTGGAAGACTTGGCCGCCAGCGGACCCGGTACGCACCTGCCCTACTATGCGGCCGAGATGCGGGCTGTGGCCGTGGTGCCGGTGAAGGTGGGTGGAAGGATCCTGGGCACGTTGAAGGTTTACTCCCCCGTACCGCGGCGCTGGAGTAAAGATGAAGTCAGTTACCTGGCGACCATTGCGGGCCAGACCGGGCTGGCGCTGGAGAATGCCCGTCTCTACTCGTCGCTGCGGGAGTATTATTCGAGCGTCGTGCAGGCGCTGGCGGCGGCACTGGAGGCCAGGGACGTTTATACAAAGGGTCATTCTGTGCGGGTGGCGAATTGGGCGCGGGCATGTGCCCGCGTGCTGGGACTTGGCGCCGGAGAACAGGAACAGGTTTACCTGGCCGGGCTTTTACATGATCTGGGTAAGATCGGCGTGCGGGAAGACATCCTGCTCAAGCCGGGGCCCCTTACTACGGAAGAAAGAAGGGAGATGCAGAGCCACCCCGAGGTGGGGGCCAGGATCCTGGAACCGGCCAGATTTCCGGCGGCGGTCATTGCGGCCGTACGGCACCACCACGAGGACTTTGACGGCGGTGGTTATCCCGCCGGTCTGGTGGGAGAAGAGATTCCTCTCCTGGCGCGCATTATCCGTGTGGCCGATACTTACGATGCCATGACGTCCGCCAGGCCCTACCGGCAGGCCTTTACTCCCCGGCAGGCGCGGGAGGAACTGCGGCGGTGGGCGGGCCGGCAGTTTGACCCGCGCGTGGTGGAGGCTTTCCTCCAGATCCCGGAAGATGAAATGGTAGTTAATACCAATGGGGGGGGGGGTAGCTACTCTGCTGTTTCTACCGGCAGGTGTTGCTTCCTTCGCTGA
- a CDS encoding response regulator, with the protein MGFLSRSKGSILLVEDSTLTRFYSRRLLENNGYEVAEAVSGEEALVKIRERLDPFDLIVIDINLPGIDGLTTIEKIKAIPHYRHVPVMILTVEAKISTVKQAIQVGAIEYLCKPFSSEQLLQRVERLIGHSENPREILERLLRLEINRAKRGNSKFSLVLAQRTAAGRFNTASVKRILQKKLREIDEVLMLDDNLLALVLPLTDKEGAATVIKKLQEWVAEKGWRFGLAVYPENGGNGKELFRYAQTTISES; encoded by the coding sequence GTGGGGTTTTTGAGCCGTAGCAAAGGATCAATACTTCTGGTGGAAGACTCTACGTTAACCAGGTTTTATTCCAGGAGGCTTTTAGAAAACAACGGTTATGAAGTAGCAGAAGCGGTCAGCGGGGAAGAAGCTCTGGTCAAAATAAGGGAAAGGCTTGATCCATTTGATCTTATTGTTATAGACATTAACCTGCCCGGTATCGATGGCCTGACCACTATAGAAAAAATAAAGGCCATTCCGCATTACCGTCACGTTCCGGTAATGATTTTGACTGTTGAAGCAAAGATATCCACGGTTAAGCAGGCCATCCAGGTGGGCGCCATCGAATACCTTTGCAAGCCTTTCAGCTCCGAACAATTACTGCAGCGGGTAGAAAGGCTTATTGGACACAGCGAAAACCCCCGCGAAATTTTAGAAAGGTTGCTTAGATTAGAAATTAACCGCGCCAAGAGAGGAAATTCAAAATTTTCCCTGGTACTGGCGCAGAGAACAGCAGCCGGCAGGTTCAACACAGCAAGTGTAAAGAGGATTCTGCAGAAAAAGCTGCGTGAAATTGACGAGGTACTGATGCTTGATGATAACCTCCTGGCGCTGGTACTTCCCTTAACAGATAAGGAAGGAGCAGCCACAGTAATAAAAAAGCTGCAGGAATGGGTGGCTGAAAAAGGGTGGCGCTTTGGCCTGGCGGTTTACCCGGAAAACGGCGGGAATGGCAAAGAATTGTTCAGGTACGCCCAAACCACGATTTCAGAAAGCTGA